The Bradyrhizobium sp. CCBAU 051011 DNA segment GGCCAGCCCCAGCGCGCCAAGGCGGCCTCGATCTGCGCGTCCGTCAGCCTCGTCGATGGCCAGCGGTAAATAAAGGCATAGGCCAGCCAGATCACGAAAAAGCTGACGAGGCCCGCGGCGGCGACATCAGTAAAGAAATGCCCGCCGAACGCCATCCGCAGCAGGGAGGTCGCGACCCCGAACAGGGTCGCCGCCACATACGCCAACGGCCGCCACTGCGGCGGCGTCAGCGCCGCCGGTGCATAGGCCCAGAAGGCGGTAGCGCCCTCGCCGGAGAAGAACGAGCAGTTTTTCCCGCACTCGCCGCGCGGATCCCACCATGGCACGAATTTCCAGGGCCCGTTGAACTCGGTCACCACCACCGGCCGCGGCCTTCCCCAATAACTCTTGAAGGTGAGGTTGGTCAGCACGACCGCGGACAGCAGGATCGTGGACAGCAGGAACACCGCCGCGCGTCCCGGAACCAGCATCGGTCGATCCGGTCGCATTATCTTGGCGACGATGGCAATCAGCGCCGGCAACGCCAGCGCCCAGGCGATCCACATCGCGCCGTCGCGCGCGAACGCGGCGAGCCCGTTCTGCTTCAGCGGAAACGAGGTGCTCCCGGCATCGTAAAACAACGCCGCCAACTGCAGATCGAGTTCGGGAAAGATTCCAAACAGCAGTCCGATGACGAGCGACAGGCCCAACGCGATAACAAGTCCGGTACGGTTCATGGCGCGGGGTTTAGCCGAGGCGATTGGGGATGAAAAGGCACAAGCGCGCTTCCCGCCTGTGGAAGAGGGGGAGAAACATCAGGAGAATGGCCGTGACTGCGACGGCAGCGGCGGCGGGGGCCGCAAGGTAGGCGGCGGCTCGCGCCAGGCGCCGGCGGATCGCCCCGCGATCATCCAGTAAACCAGGCCGGCAACGATACCCGCCCCGGTCATGATTTCGAGGTGGCGGTGCACGATGCCGTCGAAGCTCAGCGATTCCGGATCGAATGGCGTAAGGCCAAGATAGCAGGCCGCACCGACGATGGCGCCGCCGACGGCGTAAGCGAGCAGGCTGCGGATATAGAAAGCTTCGGTAATCAGGACGATGACCAACGCCGGCAGCAGCGCAAAGCCGGACAGAAAAATGAAGCCGAAGCCGAGCACGACGTTGATCGCACCCTGGTCGATCGGTACACCGCCGAGATCGCTGAATTCCGGATACAACACCGCGCCGACCACGATCATACCGGCCACGAAGCAGGCGGCGAGGAAGCCGAACAGGATGACGAAGAGGCGGCCGATCAGCGCCATGGCTACACCGGCGTCAACTGAACTGTCGCTGCTCGGGCCCTCCACTCGCCCGAACGACGGCCGGCGATCCACCAGAAGACGAATCCCGCCGCGAGGCCTGCCATCATTACGACCGCCAGTTCGCTTATGCTCGGCGCATTGCAGATCGAACGTGCGCTAATCAACTTGTCGACACGGGTGCATGCGACGTCCAGCGAAGCCGATCCCAGGCCCGCCATCATCATGTAGAACCATCGACTTCGAATTCTTAGACTTTCTGTAAAGATCAAGACGATCAATGCAGGAACAAGGCTGAACACAAAGAACGTGACCGTCGCAAACAAAGTTAAGAGGAGGTAGCCAACGATTGGGCCGCCCCAATAGTCCCACCTTGAGTAGTAGTACAAATTTTCGACGTCAGTCAGAACCATACCGGCAAGTAAAATATTTGCTGCAACAAAGTTGCCTGCAATGAGCGCGGCAAGAATTACGAGCATCCTTCTGAACGCTGTCATGCGACGCATCAATCCGTCATCGCCATGGCGCGCAGCGCCTGGCGCTCGCGCGCGGACAGTTTTTCGGTCTCCGATTTCAACTGGCCGCAGGCGGCGAGGATGTCGCGACCGCGCGGGGTGCGCACCGGCGAGGAATAGCCGGCGTTGAAGATGTATTCGGAGAACTTTTCGATCTGCTCCCAGTCCGAGCACTCGTAACGCGTACCCGGCCACGGATTGAACGGGATCAGATTGATCTTGGCCGGGATGCCCTTGAGCAGCTTGACGAGCAGCTTGGCGTCGTCGAGGGAATCGTTGACGCCCTTGAGCATCACGTATTCGAAGGTGATGCGGCGCGCGTTCGACGAGCCCGGATAGTCGCGGCAGGCCTGCAGCAGTTCGGCAATCGGATATTTGCGGTTCAGTGGCACCAGCTCGTTGCGCAGCTCGTCGCGCACGGCATGCAGCGAGATCGCCAGCATGACGCCGATCTCCTCGCCGGTCCGGATGATGTTCGGCACCACGCCCGAGGTCGACAGCGTGATGCGGCGACGGGAAATGCCGATGCCTTCATTGTCGGCCGTGATCAGGAGCGCATCGCGCACCGCGTCGAAATTGTAGAGCGGCTCGCCCATGCCCATCATGACGATGTTGGTGACAAGGCGGCTGCCGGTCGGCGTCTCGCGATCGGCCCAGTCATTGAGACGATCGCGCGCCACCATGATCTGGCCGACGATTTCGCCCGCGGTGAGATTGCGCACCAGCCGCTGTGTGCCGGTGTGGCAGAACGAGCAGTTCAACGTGCAGCCGACCTGCGAGGAGACGCAGAGCGTGCCGCGATCGGTTTCGGGAATGTAGACGCACTCGACTTCATGCGCTTTCTGCAACGCATCGCCGCTCGGCAGGCGCAACAGCCATTTGCGGGTGCCATCATTGGAAATCTGCTCGGCCACGACTTCGGGACGATCGACGGTAAAATGCTGCTCGAGTTGCGCGCGCATATCCTTGGAGACGCTGGTCATCTCGGCAAAGGATTTGGCGCCGCGAAAATACATCCAGTGCCAGAGCTGCTGGGTGCGCATCTTGCGCTGGGCGGGGGCGACGCCGATCGCGCCGAGCCGATCGGCGATCTCGGCGCGCGACAGGCCGATCAGCGAGGGTTTCGCTGGCGGCACATAGGTTTCGAGCGGAACCTTCTCCAGCGGCGCCACGGAAGATGAAAGCGACATTTATTCACACGAGACGGTTGAAGTGAATGAGGCGGGCAAAGCGACCTTTCCGCCGTAGCTCACCGAGCGAAGGCGGAAGCGTGCCCACCACAAATATCAATGGTGGGCACGGCGCTGCGCGCCTTTGCCCACCCTACGCACCCAAATAGGCCTTCCAGGGCCCGCAAACAACGCAAATTTAGGCAAAAAAAGCGGTCTAGCGCTTGCAATCCTGCGCCAGCCGGTCGAGCGCCTGGGACAGCCCCTTCAGCGAGAAGGTGTCGGTGGTCTCGGTGCCCTTGGCAGAGACGCCCTTGACCGTGACTTCGGCGGACTTGCGCATGGCGCTGACCATCTGCTCTTCCTCCGCGGCGTTCTTGATCCAGAGCCCGTCGCCCTGGGTGTACATCGCGTAGGCAGCGCCGCCGACCTCGAGTGACGATTCCGAACCCGGCTTCAGCGCATAGCCCATCATGATCGAAACTTCGTTGACGACCTTTTCGGCGGGCCGCGTCGAGACGAAGGCGTAGGCGGGATCGCGCGGACGATTCGGCGGATTGGTTTTGGACGACGACGGTTTCGCCAGCGCGAAGCAAACCTTCCTGCCGTTCGGAGTCGCCGTGTAGGCGCCCCAGGTGCCGTACTGGCCGATCAGGGTCGGCTCCGCGCCGCCTGCGGCAGCGGCTGCGGCCGGTTCCTGCTTTGCAGGTTGTTTGGCCGCCGGTGCAGGCGCGGGCTTCGCCGCATCCTTAGCCGAATCCTTGGCGCCCTTCGAAGCAGTGCCCTGTGCCTGTGCGAGGGATGTCGCCCCGCCCAACACCGCAATCGCAACCAGAAATGTCAGTATTCGCAACACGGACAACTGGTTCCCTTATCATTGTGACTGGATGATGGCCCGAGGGCGCGTCGCGCCGCCGGGGATGGATAGCCGGGAAATGCTTTTTTGGGAAGGCGGTTACATTGTTGTCACCGCTGTGGCGACCCTTCGTCTCAGGTCGCCTTCAGCGAATCAGAGCACGGGCTTCGGTTTCAGCGCCTGACTTAACTCCTGGGGCCACGCTCGCGCTGTTTTTGCCACTGCGCATCGGTCCACTGCAGCAGATCCTCGGCGCCGGAACTGCGCAGATGCGAGCCGCCGTCCTGCACTACCATCTCACCATTGATGTAGCCGGCCTGATCCGAAATCAAAAAGCTCGCCAGGTTTGCAAGTTCGCCATGCTCGCCGGCCCGGCCGAGCGGATTGCGTTGCGCCCAGTTTTCATCGCGGCCCTCGGGACGAAGCTGACCCGAGGCGCCCGGCGTCGGAAACGCGCCGGGCGCGATCGCAACCGTGCGTACCCCCTTTGGCCCCCACTCCACCGCAAGGCTCCTGGTCATCGCGAGCACGGCGGATTTCGCCATCGCCGACGGCACCGTGAAGGCGCGGCCGGTGATGGTCGAGGTCGAGAGAATGCTCAGCACCACGCCTTTGCGTTTGCCGTCGATCCACCGCTTGCCCGCGGCGAGCGTGCAATACATCGCGCCGTGCAGTGTCGGCGCAAGGATCGCGTCCGCCGCGCGGAACGACAAATGTTCGGTCTGGGCAATGAAGGTCGCGGCAGCATTGTTGACCAGAACGTCGATCGGCGCCGCGCGCCAGATCTGGTCCATCATCGCATCGACCGCGGCGCCGTCGCGGATATCGCATTGTGCAACCGTAATCCTGCCGCCGAGCTCATCGCGCATCTGCGTTGCCGTCGCCTCCAGCAATTCGAGCCGGCGGCCGCAAATGATCAGTTCCGCGCCGAGCTCGACGAAGCGGCGCCCCATCGCAGCCCCGAGGCCGGAGCCGCCGCCGGTGACCAATATCCGCTTCCCCGCCAGCAAGCCCTTTTCAAACATCGTTTGAATCCTCTTCATCCGCCGTGAGCCATGCATCCGAATCGGATTGTAGCCCGGCTTCAAATCCGGCATGAAGCTGCAAGCCTTCCGGTCCGACAATCAGGTGCGTCCATGAAAGCCATTCTCTGCTCGCAATATTGCCAACCCGACGATCTCGTGCTGGCCGACGTGCCGGACCCGGTGGCCGAGCCGGGACAAGCCGTGATCGCGATCAAGGCGGCTGCGCTGAATTTCTTCGACATCCTGATGATCCAGGGCAAGTACCAGATCAAGCCGCCGTTCCCGTTTTCGCCGGCCGCCGAAGTTGCCGGGGTGATCGAAAGCGTCGGCGCCGGCGTCACCGATCTGAAGGTCGGCGACCGCGTGGTGGCCTCGTGCGGCCATAACGGCGCACGCGAAAAGATTGCACTTCCGGCAAGCTCGATCGTGAAGATTCCCGACAATCTGGATTTCGATCGCGCCGCCGGGATCATCATCATCTACGGCACCGCGCTGCATGCGCTGGAAGATCGTGCCAGCCCGAAGCCCGGTGAGACGCTGGCCGTGCTGGGCGCTGCCGGCGGCACCGGGCTTGCGGCTTGCGAACTCGGCAAGCTGATGGGATTGAAGGTGATCGCCTGCGCGTCGTCGGACGAGAAGCTCGAATTTGCCAAGGCGCATGGCGCCGAGCTGACCCTGAACTACAGCAAGGAAGACCTGAAGGAGGGCTTGCGCCGCCTCACGGGAGGCAAGGGCGTCGACATCATCTTCGATCCGGTCGGCGGCACTTATGCCGAAGCCGCCTTGCGCTCGATCGCCTGGGAGGGCCGCTTCCTGGTGATCGGCTTTGCCGCGGGCGACATTCCGAAGATGCCGCTCAACCTCGCGCTACTCAAAGGTTGCGACATCCGCGGCGTGTTCTGGGGCGCGTGGACCAGGGTCAATCCGGAAAAGAACCGCGCCAACCTGGAAAAGCTGGTGAAGTGGACAGCGGAAGGCAAGATCTCCTCGCATGTCGACCGCACCTTCCCGCTGGCGCAGACCGCCGAAGCGCTCAAGGTGCTGGCCGGCCGCAAGGCGATGGGCAAGGTGATCCTGCATCCGTGAGAGGGAACCGGGCCTCTATTGAATTGCCGCCAGCTGGAAAAAGTGAAAACGGCCCGTGACTTGCTCGGGCCGTTTTTGTTCCACGCTTTTATATCACTGATATAATTCGTCGGTAACAATGCGTGTTTTTGAACCGCGTTATGCCGCTTGTCCGCCTTAATCATACCAAAAAATTTCCTAATCCCCCCCGGCGATTGTCGTTTTTTGAACCCAATCCGTGTGCGAGTTTAGCCGCCGGATGAGGGGGCTCCTGTACGTCAACAAGAGCAAGAAGCAAGTGCAGGGGACGCCCGTAAGTTGCGTTCGGTAGTGGGGAGCATCACCATGGCGGAGAATACCAGGCCTGTTCAGGCGAGAGATCCGTTCGACAGGTTTGACGAAGCCATCAGCGATCCTAGGCTGTATGAGGCCGATCAACCTCGATACGAACAGCTCCGCTACGAACCTCGATACGACGAGCCTCAATACGAACAGTCTCAATACGACCAGCCGCAATATGCGCAGCCTTTTGCGCCGGCGTTTGATCGGACAGATGTACTGCCGGAAGATCTGCCGCCACACGAGGCGGTGCCGCTTTTCCTCTCCAACTACGAGGAGGAGTCGCATCAGCAGCTTTCCGAATATTCGTTCGGCAGCGGAAGGTTCGGCAGCGGCGGGCTGAAGAAGGCCCGCGCCGGGCGCATCGTGACCGGCGTCGCAGTGGTGTCGGCGATCGCGGCGGTTCTGGCGCTGTTCTCCATCGACTCGACGCGTGCCGTTATCTTCAACGCCTCGCTCGGTGGCGGCGGTGGCGGCAGTGCGCCGCCTCCCGCCCAGCTCGCCGCAGCGGTACCGGAGCCGGCACCGCAGCCGCAGCGTGTTGCCGCGCCGCCGCTGGCCGCAGAACCAGCCGGCGCGGAGATGGCAGCCGCTCGCCGCACGCCTGCCAACGCGATGGCATCGGCCTCGCCGACGCGCGACGAAATTGCCGCCGCCTATCAGAGCGCGCTCAAGGGCAAGGTCGCGGTGCCCGAGCCGGTGGCGCGCGAAGCCTCCCGCGAAGTGGTTGCTGCGATTAATCCGGTGGCGCCGGCTGCTGCGGCCGCGCCGGCGGTTCGTGAGCCGGCACCCGTCACGCAAGCGGCGCCTCCTCCGGCACGACGCATCGATCCAGACGAACTCGCGGCGCTACTGAAGCGGGCGAAGGGCCTGCTTGCGATCGGCGATATTACTTCCGCCCGACTATTGCTTGAGCGCGCGGCGGACGCGCAGGAGCCCGAGGCGGCATTGATGCTGGCCGGAACGTATGATCCGCAAGTGCTGGGCAGCCAGGATTTGCGGAGCGTCACGCCCGATCCGGCAGCGGCCCGGCTCTGGTACCAGAAGGCCGCCCAGCTCGGGTCGGCAGATGCGAAGCGGCGGCTCGGCCAGTTGCAGTAGGCAATTACTCAAGAGAATTACTCACGACCAGCGCATAGAGGAACCCATGCGACACTTACTGGGAATGGCATTGCTTGCCATGACGGTGGCATGCAGCAATACGGCGGCCAAGGCCGCTGACACGGAGTACGACCCGGCCAAGGTAAGCGAAAGTCTGAAGGCCATTTTCCAGTTCGGTTCGGTGGCCACCAAGCAGGCCCTGAACGCCAATACAGTTACACTGATCTCGGGAACGATCGGCGGCACCTATGTGCAATTCGGCGCCGATCTCGCTTCCGTGCTCGACGATGGAAACAAGTTGCGCGTACTCCCCATCGTCGGGCGCGGTTCTGTGCAGAGCGTGGCCGACATTCTGTTCCTGCAGGGTGTCGACCTCGGCATCGTGCGCGCCGACACGCTCGACTATCTCGAGAAGAAGGGCTTTGCGAAGGACATCAAGAAGCAGTTCACCTATGTGACCAAGCTCTACAATGAAGAGATGTACGTCCTCGCGTCGAAGTCGATAACGAGCATCAGCCAGCTCAACGGCAAGAAGGTCAGCGTCGATCTTCCCAACGGCGGCACCTTCGTGACCGCAGCGGTCGTGTTCGAGCGGCTCGGCATCAAGCCGAACTTCCTCTACCTCGAGCAGCGCATCGCGATGGAGAAAATGCGGGCGGGCGAGATCGACGCGGTAATTGCCGTCGGCGGCAAGCCGTACAAGTCCGTCAGCAACTTCAACGACAACCGCTTCCACCTCGTACCGGTCGACTATACGCGGCCGCTGCAAACCGACTATCTGCCCGCGGTGCTGACTTCGAAAGATTATCCCAACCTGATCGCGGAAGGGGCGAAGGTCGATACCATTGCCGTGCCTGCGGTGCTCGCGGCCTACAATTGGGCGCCCAACACCGAGCGTTACCGCAAGCTGGCCCAGTTCGTGGACGCCTTCTTCACCAAGTTCCCGACGTTCCAGAACCCGCCATTCCATCCGAAGTGGAAGGAAGTGTCGCTGGCGGCGCCGTTGCCGGATTGGCAGCGCCTTCCGGTTGCCGAGCAATGGCTCAAGACCCGCAATATCGAGGCCGTGTCGCGCGCCAGGTTCGATGAATTCCTGAAACAGAGCCCGACCACCGCAGCAGGCGTAAAGTCGGACGCGGACAAGGAAGCCCTGTTCAGGCAGTTCCAGGCCTGGGAAGCCGAGCGAAGCGCGCGAGCGCAGGCCCCCTCACCGGCACAGCGCTAGCTACGGCTAGCCAACTGCCGCCTATTCCGTCACATCGGCGGTGTCGATCCCGCGCTTGAGCGCCGCGCGGGCGGCATCGCGGTGCTCCTGTGTGATGTGGCTCGCGACCATGCGGATGGCGGTGGCGAGAATGGCGGCATCGTCGGTAAAGCCCAGTAATGGCAGCACGTCCGGCATGAAATCGAACGGCACGATGAAATAGGCGACGGCGCCGAGCAGCGCCGCCTGCACATGACGCGGCGTCTCTTTATCGAACGCACAGTAATAGGCCGCGAGCAGGTCTTCGGCGAAGGGAAGCTGCGCCACCACCTGCTTGAACTTGATCCAGAAGCGCCGGCGCACGCTCTCCTGATCCCGCGCCAGCCGGTCGGCGGGTTCGAAACCCATGCTGTGATCGGACGATGCCATCGCGGCGCTCCCCTCAAGGGTCCGGCGCGGCAGATCGCCGCCGCTACCGAACATAACGAAGAATTGGGGATGTCCGCGCCGCCCCGCAAGATCGCGGGCCGTCCAGCTCAGGTGACGCCCAATTGCCGCGCGATCGCGTTCATGGCCTTCGCCAGATCGATGTCGCGCCGGGTCACGCCACCGGCGTCATGGGTCGCGAGCACGACTTCCACCGTCTTGTAGACGTTCTTCCATTCCGGATGATGGTCGTTCTTCTCGGCCACCAGGGCCGCGCGGGACATGAATCCGAAAGCTTCGTTGAAGTCCCTGAAGGTGAAGGTCCGCTGGATCGCCTCGCGTCCTGATGTCTCGGACCAGCCGGAGAGTTCCGCCAGGGCTGATTTGCGCGCCTCCGCCGATAGTCGTTCCGCCATGATCGCCTCCCGTTTCAGACAGCCTCCACCCTAACACCGAAGGCCACATCGGGGATCCCCTGCCCCGAAATGGACCAATGCCGGCTTGGGGACGGCCGATAACCATGACGCAGATGTAACAATGGTTAGGCGCGGAAGTTTGCTAGGATGTCGGAGTAACCGTGCCGACGGCATAAAATTGTACCTCGAACGATTACCAGGGATTGATGACCGACAGCCCCCATTCCGAGGCAATGCCGGCCCCGCCCTCGCCCCGCTCCGCGAAACGACGGCTGACATTCGTCACGCTGGCCGGCGTACTGGCCATCGTCGGCGCGCTGGCGGCCGGCTACTACTTTGCCATGCGGCCGGTGACGCTGCGGATCGCCGTCGGTCCTGCCGCCAGCGACGACCTCAAGGTGGTTCAGAACCTGGCGCAGGCCTTCAACAACCAGCGCAACACGCTGGTCCGGTTGCGCCCGGTACAGACCGACGGCGCGCTTGCCAGCGCCAACCTGCTCGGAGAGGGCAAAGCCGATCTCGCCATCATCAGGGGCGATCTCGAAATACCGAAGAACGCGCAGGCGGTGGCGACGCTGCGCAAGAACGTCGTGGTGCTGTGGGTCGCGTCGGCCGGCAAGAGCAAGGGCAAGAAGGCTGCAGCTGGCATCACGAAAATCGGCCAGCTCGCCGGACGCCGCATCGCCGTCGTCGGCCGCACCCAGGCCAATGTCAATCTGCTCAAGGTGATCCTGCGGCAATACGGCGTGGATCCGGCCAACGTCGAGATCGTCCAGTTCCCCGCCAACGAGGCAGCGGAGGCCATTCGTAACCAGAAGGCCGATGCCTATCTCGCCGCCGGCCCGGTCAACAGCAAGATCACGGCGGACGCGATCGCCGCATCGGTGCGCGACGGCGGTACGCCGAAATTCCTCGCGATCGATTCCGCCGAGGCGATTGCGCAGAACTTTCCCGCCTACGAGGCCGCCGACATCCCGGCCGGAGCTTTTGGCAGCGCGCCGGGCCGGCCCGAGGAAGAGGTCAAGACCATCAGTTTTGCGCATCACATCGTGGCGCGCCGAGGCATTTCGGAATCGACCATCGCGATCTTTACGCGGCAGTTGTTTGCGATCCGCCAGAACCTGAAGAACGAATTCCCGCTCGCCGCCAAGATCGAGACGCCCGACACCGACAAGGACGCCACGATCCCCGTGCATCCCGGCGCCGCCGCCTTTGTCGACGGCGAGGAAAAAACCTTCCTCGACCGCTACAGCGACTACATCTGGTGGAGCCTGATGGCGCTATCGGCGATGGGCTCGGCCGGCGCCTGGTTCGCCGGATATCTCAAGAAGGACGAGCGCAACGTCAACACGCCGCAGCGCGACCGGCTGCTCGACATGCTCACCGCCGCCCGCCAATGCGATTCGATGGAGGAGCTCGACCAGATGCAGGCGGAAGCGGACGCCATTCTGCGCGATACGCTGCAATGCTATGAGCACGGCACGAACGAGGAAGGTACCTTGACCGCGTTCAACATCGCGATCGAGCAGTTCCACAACGCGGTGGCCGACCGCAAGACGCTGTTGATGAGCATGCCGCAAAACCTGCAGCGGGCGAGCGCGCAATTCCGCGCGGCCAGCAGCGCCTGATCTGCCAATCCGGTAATCGAACCGTCATCAATTCCGTCTAGCCCGGTCGCCACTTTCCGCGCATTCTGGCCGCGGAATAGCGGGGGCTTGTATGACGTTCAGGATTTCAAGCAGAATTTCCCGTCGACGCTTCCTCGCCACGACGGGCGTCGGCGCTGTTGCACTGGCAACGCCCTATCTCAGCCGCGCCGCCGACCGGCCGGTCGTAACCTCCGGTGTGCAGTCCGGCGATGTCGGCAGCGACGGCGGCGTAGTATGGGCGCGCGCCGACCGTCCCTCGCAAATGCTGGTCGAGGTCGCCACCTCGGATTCCTTTACCAATGAGCGGACGCTGCCGCCGATCGCAGCACTGCCCGAAAGCGACTTCGCCGCAAAGATGCTGCTGGAGAATCTGCCTGCCGGGCAGGAGGTTTTCTATCGTGTCCGGTTTCGCGATCTCGCGCATATCGGCGTCGAAAGCGAGCCGGTAGTCGGGCGCTTCCGCACCGCGCCGGCCGATCGCCGCGACGTCAGTTTCGTCTGGGGCGGCGACGTCGCCGGGCAGGGCTGGGGCATCAACCCGGATGACGGCGGCATGTTCACCTTCGCCACCATGCGCAAGCACCGCCCGGATTTCCTGCTGCACTCCGGCGACACCATCTATGCCGACGGACCGCTCAAGAGCGAGGTGACGCTTGCCGACGGCAAGATCTGGAAGAACGTGACGACGCCCGAGAAGTCGAAAGTCGCAGAAACGCTGGACGAATTCCGCGCCGCGCACAGGTACAATTTCATGGATGAGCATCTGCGCGCGTTCAACGCCGAGGTGCCCGTGTTCGTGCAGTGGGACGACCATGAAGTCGTCAACAACTGGTCGTCCTCCAAGGAACTGCCTGCCAGCTACAAGGAGCGCAACATCGCGCTGCTCGCCGCCCGCGCGGCGCGCGCCTTCCACGAAATGTATCCGATCCGCGAAAGCATCACGGAGCCGGGACGGGTCTACCGGACGCTCAATTACGGACCGCATCTCGACGTCTTCATGCTGGATGAGCGCAGCTATCGCGGTCCGAATGGTCCGAACCAGGAGACCGATTACGGTCCCGAAAGCTATTTCCTCGGGCCCGAGCAGCTCGCCTGGCTGAAACGGGGACTGTTGAATTCGCGCGCCACCTGGAAGGTGATCGCATCCGACATGCCGCTCAGCATCA contains these protein-coding regions:
- a CDS encoding sel1 repeat family protein; the encoded protein is MAENTRPVQARDPFDRFDEAISDPRLYEADQPRYEQLRYEPRYDEPQYEQSQYDQPQYAQPFAPAFDRTDVLPEDLPPHEAVPLFLSNYEEESHQQLSEYSFGSGRFGSGGLKKARAGRIVTGVAVVSAIAAVLALFSIDSTRAVIFNASLGGGGGGSAPPPAQLAAAVPEPAPQPQRVAAPPLAAEPAGAEMAAARRTPANAMASASPTRDEIAAAYQSALKGKVAVPEPVAREASREVVAAINPVAPAAAAAPAVREPAPVTQAAPPPARRIDPDELAALLKRAKGLLAIGDITSARLLLERAADAQEPEAALMLAGTYDPQVLGSQDLRSVTPDPAAARLWYQKAAQLGSADAKRRLGQLQ
- a CDS encoding 4a-hydroxytetrahydrobiopterin dehydratase, which produces MAERLSAEARKSALAELSGWSETSGREAIQRTFTFRDFNEAFGFMSRAALVAEKNDHHPEWKNVYKTVEVVLATHDAGGVTRRDIDLAKAMNAIARQLGVT
- a CDS encoding SDR family oxidoreductase, translated to MFEKGLLAGKRILVTGGGSGLGAAMGRRFVELGAELIICGRRLELLEATATQMRDELGGRITVAQCDIRDGAAVDAMMDQIWRAAPIDVLVNNAAATFIAQTEHLSFRAADAILAPTLHGAMYCTLAAGKRWIDGKRKGVVLSILSTSTITGRAFTVPSAMAKSAVLAMTRSLAVEWGPKGVRTVAIAPGAFPTPGASGQLRPEGRDENWAQRNPLGRAGEHGELANLASFLISDQAGYINGEMVVQDGGSHLRSSGAEDLLQWTDAQWQKQRERGPRS
- a CDS encoding TAXI family TRAP transporter solute-binding subunit codes for the protein MRHLLGMALLAMTVACSNTAAKAADTEYDPAKVSESLKAIFQFGSVATKQALNANTVTLISGTIGGTYVQFGADLASVLDDGNKLRVLPIVGRGSVQSVADILFLQGVDLGIVRADTLDYLEKKGFAKDIKKQFTYVTKLYNEEMYVLASKSITSISQLNGKKVSVDLPNGGTFVTAAVVFERLGIKPNFLYLEQRIAMEKMRAGEIDAVIAVGGKPYKSVSNFNDNRFHLVPVDYTRPLQTDYLPAVLTSKDYPNLIAEGAKVDTIAVPAVLAAYNWAPNTERYRKLAQFVDAFFTKFPTFQNPPFHPKWKEVSLAAPLPDWQRLPVAEQWLKTRNIEAVSRARFDEFLKQSPTTAAGVKSDADKEALFRQFQAWEAERSARAQAPSPAQR
- a CDS encoding phosphatase PAP2 family protein, with the translated sequence MNRTGLVIALGLSLVIGLLFGIFPELDLQLAALFYDAGSTSFPLKQNGLAAFARDGAMWIAWALALPALIAIVAKIMRPDRPMLVPGRAAVFLLSTILLSAVVLTNLTFKSYWGRPRPVVVTEFNGPWKFVPWWDPRGECGKNCSFFSGEGATAFWAYAPAALTPPQWRPLAYVAATLFGVATSLLRMAFGGHFFTDVAAAGLVSFFVIWLAYAFIYRWPSTRLTDAQIEAALARWGWPGYRLWQRWRGREAG
- a CDS encoding invasion associated locus B family protein, encoding MSVLRILTFLVAIAVLGGATSLAQAQGTASKGAKDSAKDAAKPAPAPAAKQPAKQEPAAAAAAGGAEPTLIGQYGTWGAYTATPNGRKVCFALAKPSSSKTNPPNRPRDPAYAFVSTRPAEKVVNEVSIMMGYALKPGSESSLEVGGAAYAMYTQGDGLWIKNAAEEEQMVSAMRKSAEVTVKGVSAKGTETTDTFSLKGLSQALDRLAQDCKR
- a CDS encoding TAXI family TRAP transporter solute-binding subunit, which encodes MPAPPSPRSAKRRLTFVTLAGVLAIVGALAAGYYFAMRPVTLRIAVGPAASDDLKVVQNLAQAFNNQRNTLVRLRPVQTDGALASANLLGEGKADLAIIRGDLEIPKNAQAVATLRKNVVVLWVASAGKSKGKKAAAGITKIGQLAGRRIAVVGRTQANVNLLKVILRQYGVDPANVEIVQFPANEAAEAIRNQKADAYLAAGPVNSKITADAIAASVRDGGTPKFLAIDSAEAIAQNFPAYEAADIPAGAFGSAPGRPEEEVKTISFAHHIVARRGISESTIAIFTRQLFAIRQNLKNEFPLAAKIETPDTDKDATIPVHPGAAAFVDGEEKTFLDRYSDYIWWSLMALSAMGSAGAWFAGYLKKDERNVNTPQRDRLLDMLTAARQCDSMEELDQMQAEADAILRDTLQCYEHGTNEEGTLTAFNIAIEQFHNAVADRKTLLMSMPQNLQRASAQFRAASSA
- the rlmN gene encoding 23S rRNA (adenine(2503)-C(2))-methyltransferase RlmN, translated to MSLSSSVAPLEKVPLETYVPPAKPSLIGLSRAEIADRLGAIGVAPAQRKMRTQQLWHWMYFRGAKSFAEMTSVSKDMRAQLEQHFTVDRPEVVAEQISNDGTRKWLLRLPSGDALQKAHEVECVYIPETDRGTLCVSSQVGCTLNCSFCHTGTQRLVRNLTAGEIVGQIMVARDRLNDWADRETPTGSRLVTNIVMMGMGEPLYNFDAVRDALLITADNEGIGISRRRITLSTSGVVPNIIRTGEEIGVMLAISLHAVRDELRNELVPLNRKYPIAELLQACRDYPGSSNARRITFEYVMLKGVNDSLDDAKLLVKLLKGIPAKINLIPFNPWPGTRYECSDWEQIEKFSEYIFNAGYSSPVRTPRGRDILAACGQLKSETEKLSARERQALRAMAMTD
- a CDS encoding NADPH:quinone oxidoreductase family protein, with the protein product MKAILCSQYCQPDDLVLADVPDPVAEPGQAVIAIKAAALNFFDILMIQGKYQIKPPFPFSPAAEVAGVIESVGAGVTDLKVGDRVVASCGHNGAREKIALPASSIVKIPDNLDFDRAAGIIIIYGTALHALEDRASPKPGETLAVLGAAGGTGLAACELGKLMGLKVIACASSDEKLEFAKAHGAELTLNYSKEDLKEGLRRLTGGKGVDIIFDPVGGTYAEAALRSIAWEGRFLVIGFAAGDIPKMPLNLALLKGCDIRGVFWGAWTRVNPEKNRANLEKLVKWTAEGKISSHVDRTFPLAQTAEALKVLAGRKAMGKVILHP
- a CDS encoding YkvA family protein gives rise to the protein MASSDHSMGFEPADRLARDQESVRRRFWIKFKQVVAQLPFAEDLLAAYYCAFDKETPRHVQAALLGAVAYFIVPFDFMPDVLPLLGFTDDAAILATAIRMVASHITQEHRDAARAALKRGIDTADVTE